The following are encoded in a window of Streptomyces sp. 11x1 genomic DNA:
- a CDS encoding fumarate reductase/succinate dehydrogenase flavoprotein subunit: MSVVERQEWDVVVIGAGGAGLRAAIEARERGARTAVICKSLFGKAHTVMAEGGIAAAMGNVNSGDNWQVHFRDTMRGGKFLNQWRMAELHAKEAPGRVWELETWGALFDRTKDGRISQRNFGGHEYPRLAHVGDRTGLELIRTLQQKIVALQQEDHRETGDYESRLKVFQECTVTRVLKDGDRVSGAFAYERESGRFFVLEAPAVVIATGGIGKSFKVTSNSWEYTGDGHALALLAGAPLLNMEFVQFHPTGMVWPPSVKGILVTESVRGDGGVLRNSENKRFMFDYIPDVFKEKYAESEEEGDRWYEDPDHNRRPPELLPRDEVARAINAEVKAGRGSPHGGVFLDVSTRMPAETIRRRLPSMYHQFKELADVDITAEAMEVGPTCHYVMGGIAVESDTAAARGVPGLFAAGEVAGGMHGSNRLGGNSLSDLLVFGRRAGLHAAEYAAGLAGARPSVDDIEVDTAAAEALRPFSAEGPTPGQPEAAGSLPQENPYTLHQELQQAMNDLVGIIRREGEMEQALERLADLRVRARRAGVEGHRQFNPGWHLALDLRNMLLVSECVARAALERTESRGGHTREDHPTMDRDWRRINLLCRLTDPAADPTGDAAVGAIALTRETTEPIRPDLLALFDKEELVKYLAEGELYE; the protein is encoded by the coding sequence ATGTCCGTGGTCGAGCGACAGGAGTGGGACGTCGTCGTGATCGGCGCCGGCGGCGCCGGACTGCGCGCCGCGATCGAGGCCCGCGAGCGGGGCGCTCGTACGGCAGTGATCTGCAAGTCCCTGTTCGGCAAGGCCCACACGGTGATGGCCGAGGGCGGTATCGCGGCCGCCATGGGCAACGTCAACTCCGGTGACAACTGGCAGGTCCACTTCCGCGACACCATGCGCGGCGGCAAGTTCCTCAACCAGTGGCGGATGGCCGAGCTGCACGCCAAGGAGGCCCCCGGCCGGGTCTGGGAGCTGGAGACCTGGGGCGCCCTCTTCGACCGTACGAAGGACGGCCGGATCTCGCAGCGCAACTTCGGCGGCCACGAGTACCCGCGCCTCGCCCACGTCGGCGACCGTACGGGCCTGGAGCTGATCCGCACCCTTCAGCAGAAGATCGTCGCCCTGCAGCAGGAGGACCACAGGGAGACCGGTGACTACGAGTCCCGGCTGAAGGTCTTCCAGGAGTGCACGGTCACCCGGGTGCTGAAGGACGGCGACCGGGTGTCCGGGGCGTTCGCGTACGAGCGCGAGTCGGGGCGGTTCTTCGTGCTCGAAGCGCCCGCCGTCGTCATCGCCACCGGGGGCATCGGCAAGTCCTTCAAGGTGACGTCGAACTCGTGGGAGTACACGGGTGACGGTCACGCGCTGGCGCTGCTCGCGGGCGCGCCGCTGCTGAACATGGAGTTCGTGCAGTTCCATCCGACGGGCATGGTCTGGCCGCCGTCGGTGAAGGGCATCCTCGTCACGGAGTCGGTGCGCGGCGACGGCGGGGTGCTCAGGAACTCCGAGAACAAGCGGTTCATGTTCGACTACATCCCGGACGTCTTCAAGGAGAAGTACGCGGAGTCCGAGGAGGAGGGCGACCGCTGGTACGAGGACCCGGACCACAACCGGCGCCCGCCCGAGCTGCTGCCGCGCGACGAGGTGGCGCGGGCCATCAACGCCGAGGTGAAGGCGGGCCGGGGCTCGCCGCACGGCGGGGTCTTCCTGGACGTGTCGACCCGGATGCCGGCGGAGACCATCCGCCGCCGACTCCCCTCCATGTACCACCAGTTCAAGGAGCTGGCGGACGTCGACATCACGGCGGAGGCCATGGAGGTCGGGCCCACCTGTCACTACGTGATGGGCGGGATCGCGGTCGAGTCGGACACGGCGGCGGCGCGCGGGGTACCGGGCCTGTTCGCGGCCGGTGAGGTGGCCGGCGGGATGCACGGCTCCAACCGGCTGGGCGGCAACTCCCTCTCCGACCTGCTGGTCTTCGGCCGCCGGGCCGGGCTGCACGCGGCCGAGTACGCGGCGGGCCTGGCCGGTGCGCGCCCTTCGGTGGACGACATCGAGGTCGACACGGCCGCCGCCGAGGCACTGCGCCCGTTCTCCGCCGAGGGCCCCACGCCCGGGCAGCCCGAGGCGGCGGGAAGCCTGCCGCAGGAGAACCCGTACACCCTCCACCAGGAACTCCAGCAGGCCATGAACGACCTGGTCGGCATCATCCGCCGCGAGGGCGAGATGGAACAGGCGCTGGAGCGGCTCGCCGATCTGCGGGTACGGGCGCGCCGGGCGGGGGTCGAGGGGCACCGGCAGTTCAACCCGGGCTGGCATCTCGCCCTGGACCTGCGCAACATGCTGCTGGTCAGCGAGTGCGTGGCGAGGGCCGCGCTGGAGCGCACGGAGTCCCGGGGCGGCCACACCCGCGAGGACCATCCGACGATGGACCGCGACTGGCGCCGGATCAACCTGTTGTGCCGGCTCACCGATCCGGCCGCCGATCCCACAGGCGATGCCGCCGTCGGCGCGATCGCCCTCACCCGAGAGACCACCGAACCCATCCGTCCCGACCTGCTCGCCCTGTTCGACAAGGAGGAGCTGGTCAAGTACCTCGCCGAAGGGGAGCTGTACGAGTGA
- a CDS encoding succinate dehydrogenase/fumarate reductase iron-sulfur subunit, translated as MSSYEARFKVWRGDVRGGGLEDFAVEVNDGEVVLDIVHRLQATQAPDLAVRWNCKAGKCGSCSAEINGRPRLMCMTRMSVFTREETITITPLRAFPVVRDLVTDVGFNYQKAREVPAFVPPEDLGPGEYRMMQEDVDRSQEFRKCIECFLCQDTCHVVRDHEENKPAFAGPRFLMRVAELDMHPLDAAADSGLDRKTTAQDEHGLGYCNITKCCTEVCPEGIKITDNALIPLKERAADRKYDPLVWLGSKIRRRSSTG; from the coding sequence GTGAGCAGCTACGAGGCCCGCTTCAAGGTGTGGCGGGGCGATGTGCGGGGCGGCGGCCTGGAGGACTTCGCGGTCGAGGTCAACGACGGCGAGGTGGTGCTGGACATCGTCCACCGCCTCCAGGCCACGCAGGCCCCCGATCTGGCGGTCCGTTGGAACTGCAAGGCGGGCAAGTGCGGTTCGTGCTCGGCGGAGATCAACGGGCGGCCCCGGCTGATGTGCATGACCCGCATGTCGGTGTTCACCCGGGAGGAGACGATCACCATCACCCCCCTGCGCGCCTTCCCCGTGGTCCGCGACCTCGTCACCGACGTCGGCTTCAACTACCAGAAGGCGCGCGAGGTCCCGGCCTTCGTACCGCCCGAGGACCTCGGCCCGGGCGAGTACCGGATGATGCAGGAGGACGTGGACCGCTCGCAGGAGTTCCGCAAGTGCATCGAGTGCTTCCTGTGCCAGGACACCTGCCATGTCGTCCGCGACCACGAGGAGAACAAGCCGGCGTTCGCCGGTCCCCGCTTCCTGATGCGGGTCGCCGAGCTCGACATGCACCCCCTGGACGCGGCGGCCGACAGCGGTCTCGACCGCAAGACGACCGCCCAGGACGAACACGGCCTCGGCTACTGCAACATCACCAAGTGCTGCACGGAGGTCTGCCCCGAGGGCATCAAGATCACCGACAACGCGCTGATCCCGCTGAAGGAGCGTGCGGCTGACCGCAAGTACGACCCGCTGGTGTGGCTGGGCTCGAAGATCAGGAGGCGCTCCTCGACGGGGTGA
- a CDS encoding SpoIIE family protein phosphatase: MSEIPAKATKATGSGNPSDRARPEAADDSGLGGATRDSGAARDSTAAASAGGAAGSTDGATESAQRVVGSAAGTVGSTDAPGFMGGHAVGDPMWQTSPPGSMYDYIKVASFSIGPDGLVDQWSLRAEQLFGISAERAVGMDPIEVFVDPDRRAEGQRKMAEVLDGREWTGVVPFRMPGPGGEEGLAEVYVMPTTAEGGERAAVCIVVDVRTLRRIETDLAASQAIFGQSPFGFLLIDTDLRVRRANRRFASIYGGEVDDHRGRGVHDYLQSPEAERVEATLRRVMETGDSITDMHITGFVPGSEERRHWSINLFRVHSGTGRPIGIAWLATDITARRSAAREAAAARRNLALLNEAGTRIGNSLDLETTARELLDVVVPGFCDLATVDLYQGLLVGDETPPGLADGSAELRRVAFSSAVSDAPFVGGPAPVRVGAVHHYPFNSPCADALRTARPQQVPEEGNLIQSTLAVPMVAHDTVVGLVQFSRTKGSEPFGDRDRGLAVELAARAAVCIDNARLYRREHERALILQRSLLPPGDPEASGLDIACRYLPGNAATEVGGDWFDVIELPGHRTALVVGDVMGRGLRAAVAMGELRTAVRTLALLDLEPAEVLSALDEIARGLGTPGGVQSASRTAASRPHDKDLSEVYLATCVYAVYDSVTRRCTFANAGHLPPVLVEPGESALMLDVPPGMPLGVGGEPFEEVEVELPEGALLALYTDGLVESRDHPLDEGLQAFVGALTDPGQPPTTLRADTPRSLEDVCDHVLNTLDTHHGEDDIALLMARVQGLPEDSVGDWTLPREPRSVGRAREYARGRLLAWDLEPLVDTAELLVSELVTNALRYGEGEIRLRLLLDRTLVCEVWDAGLVQPRRRRARDTDEGGRGLQLVGLLSAAWGSRRTPRGKTVWFELPLPGGEHRLTDPAEALLSLF; the protein is encoded by the coding sequence GTGAGCGAGATACCAGCGAAGGCCACGAAGGCCACGGGGTCAGGGAACCCGTCGGACCGTGCGAGGCCCGAGGCCGCAGACGATTCCGGCCTGGGCGGAGCCACTCGCGACAGCGGTGCCGCACGCGACAGTACGGCGGCCGCGTCCGCCGGCGGGGCGGCCGGATCGACCGACGGGGCGACCGAATCCGCCCAGAGGGTGGTCGGTTCCGCCGCCGGGACGGTCGGATCCACCGACGCTCCGGGCTTCATGGGTGGTCACGCGGTCGGTGACCCGATGTGGCAGACCAGCCCGCCCGGGTCCATGTACGACTACATCAAGGTCGCCTCGTTCTCGATCGGTCCCGACGGACTCGTCGACCAGTGGAGCCTGCGAGCCGAGCAGTTGTTCGGTATCTCGGCGGAACGGGCCGTGGGGATGGACCCCATCGAGGTGTTCGTCGACCCCGATCGGCGTGCGGAGGGCCAGCGGAAGATGGCCGAGGTCCTCGACGGCCGGGAGTGGACCGGGGTGGTCCCCTTTCGGATGCCGGGCCCCGGCGGGGAGGAGGGGCTCGCCGAGGTCTATGTGATGCCCACCACCGCGGAAGGCGGTGAACGGGCCGCCGTGTGCATCGTCGTGGACGTCCGGACCCTGCGCCGCATAGAGACCGACCTTGCCGCTTCGCAGGCCATATTCGGCCAATCTCCGTTCGGGTTCCTTCTGATAGACACCGATCTCCGGGTCAGGCGCGCCAACCGGCGTTTCGCCTCCATCTACGGTGGCGAGGTCGACGACCACCGGGGCCGGGGCGTCCACGACTATCTGCAGTCCCCGGAGGCCGAGCGGGTCGAGGCGACCCTGCGGCGGGTCATGGAGACCGGCGACTCGATCACGGACATGCACATCACGGGCTTCGTGCCCGGCTCCGAGGAGCGCCGCCACTGGTCCATCAACCTCTTCCGCGTGCACAGCGGCACCGGCCGCCCCATCGGCATCGCCTGGCTCGCCACCGACATCACGGCCCGCCGCTCCGCCGCCCGTGAAGCGGCCGCCGCCCGGCGGAATCTGGCCCTCCTCAACGAGGCCGGGACGCGCATCGGCAACTCCCTCGATCTGGAGACCACCGCCCGCGAACTCCTCGACGTCGTCGTCCCCGGCTTCTGCGACCTGGCCACCGTCGACCTCTACCAGGGCCTGCTGGTGGGCGACGAGACTCCGCCCGGACTCGCCGACGGCAGCGCCGAGTTGCGCCGGGTCGCCTTCTCCAGCGCCGTCTCCGACGCGCCCTTCGTCGGCGGACCCGCCCCTGTCAGGGTCGGTGCCGTCCACCACTATCCGTTCAACTCGCCCTGCGCGGACGCCCTGCGCACCGCCCGCCCCCAACAGGTGCCCGAGGAGGGCAACCTGATCCAGTCGACGCTCGCCGTGCCGATGGTCGCGCACGACACCGTCGTCGGACTCGTGCAGTTCTCGCGGACCAAGGGCAGCGAGCCGTTCGGGGATCGCGACCGGGGCCTCGCCGTCGAACTGGCCGCGCGCGCCGCCGTCTGCATCGACAACGCGCGCCTCTACCGCCGCGAACACGAACGCGCCCTCATCCTGCAGCGCTCCCTGCTGCCGCCCGGCGACCCCGAGGCCTCCGGGCTGGACATCGCCTGCCGCTATCTGCCGGGCAACGCGGCCACCGAGGTCGGCGGCGACTGGTTCGACGTCATCGAACTCCCCGGTCACCGCACGGCGCTCGTCGTCGGCGACGTGATGGGCCGCGGACTGCGGGCAGCGGTGGCCATGGGTGAACTTCGTACGGCCGTACGCACGTTGGCTCTGCTGGACCTGGAGCCCGCCGAAGTCCTCTCGGCGCTCGACGAGATCGCCCGGGGCCTCGGCACCCCCGGCGGCGTCCAGTCGGCCTCCCGCACCGCCGCCAGCCGGCCCCACGACAAGGACCTCTCCGAGGTCTACCTCGCGACGTGCGTCTACGCCGTCTACGACTCGGTGACCCGTCGCTGCACCTTCGCCAACGCCGGCCATCTGCCGCCCGTGCTGGTCGAGCCGGGCGAGAGCGCGCTGATGCTCGACGTGCCGCCCGGCATGCCGCTCGGTGTCGGCGGCGAACCGTTCGAGGAGGTGGAGGTCGAACTGCCCGAAGGGGCACTGTTGGCGCTCTACACGGATGGACTGGTCGAATCCCGCGACCACCCCCTCGACGAGGGGCTCCAGGCGTTCGTCGGCGCGCTCACCGACCCCGGTCAGCCGCCGACCACGCTCCGCGCGGACACGCCCCGGTCCCTGGAGGACGTGTGCGACCACGTCCTCAACACCCTCGACACCCACCACGGCGAGGACGACATCGCGCTGCTGATGGCCCGTGTGCAGGGGCTGCCGGAGGACTCCGTCGGCGACTGGACCCTGCCGCGTGAGCCGCGCAGCGTGGGGCGCGCCCGTGAGTACGCGCGCGGCCGGCTGCTCGCGTGGGATCTGGAACCGCTCGTCGACACGGCGGAACTGCTGGTCAGCGAGCTGGTCACCAATGCGCTGCGGTACGGCGAGGGCGAGATACGGCTGCGGCTGCTGCTGGACCGGACGCTGGTGTGCGAGGTGTGGGACGCCGGGCTCGTGCAGCCGCGTCGGCGTCGTGCGCGGGACACGGACGAGGGCGGACGGGGGTTGCAGTTGGTCGGGCTGCTCTCCGCCGCGTGGGGCTCGCGCCGGACGCCTCGCGGCAAGACGGTGTGGTTCGAACTGCCGTTGCCGGGCGGGGAACACCGGCTGACGGATCCGGCGGAGGCGTTGCTGAGCCTGTTCTAG
- a CDS encoding ATP-binding protein: MIGVIDSGDDCAEWTFPAQPGAVRDARAVVRARLREWGLEVLADITALLVSELVTNALRHATGPIGVRLVRPTDPSGTLLVEVSDPLPDPPRERAADIDDESGRGLQLVACSSRAWGTRPGEAGKTVWFELAVPG; the protein is encoded by the coding sequence GTGATCGGCGTGATCGACAGCGGAGACGACTGCGCCGAGTGGACCTTTCCCGCGCAGCCGGGGGCGGTGCGGGACGCCCGTGCGGTGGTGCGGGCGCGGCTGCGCGAGTGGGGACTGGAAGTGCTCGCGGACATCACCGCCCTGTTGGTGAGCGAACTGGTGACCAACGCGCTGCGGCACGCGACGGGACCCATCGGAGTGCGGCTCGTGCGTCCCACCGACCCCTCCGGGACGCTTCTGGTCGAGGTCTCCGACCCGTTGCCCGATCCACCACGCGAACGCGCGGCCGATATCGACGACGAGAGCGGCCGGGGGCTGCAGTTGGTGGCCTGTTCCTCGCGTGCCTGGGGTACCCGCCCGGGAGAGGCGGGCAAGACCGTCTGGTTCGAGCTGGCGGTTCCCGGCTGA
- a CDS encoding (deoxy)nucleoside triphosphate pyrophosphohydrolase — translation MTEPIVVVGAALLSGGRLLAARRSAPPELAGRWELPGGKVEPDESPEQALVRELREELGVEAKSAERVPGEWVVRPGYVLRVWIAHLLSGEPRALEDHDELRWLTADEVWDVDWLDQDVPAVMEAARLAWGDGGA, via the coding sequence ATGACCGAACCGATCGTGGTGGTGGGCGCCGCTCTGCTGAGCGGCGGCCGACTGCTCGCCGCGCGCCGCAGCGCACCGCCTGAGCTGGCCGGACGGTGGGAGCTGCCGGGCGGCAAGGTGGAGCCCGACGAGTCTCCCGAGCAGGCGCTCGTGCGTGAGCTGCGCGAGGAGTTGGGTGTCGAGGCGAAGTCCGCGGAGCGGGTGCCCGGTGAGTGGGTGGTACGGCCGGGCTATGTGCTGCGGGTGTGGATCGCGCATCTGCTGTCGGGTGAGCCACGAGCGCTGGAGGACCATGACGAGCTGCGTTGGCTGACCGCGGACGAGGTGTGGGACGTCGACTGGCTGGACCAGGATGTCCCGGCGGTGATGGAGGCGGCTCGGCTGGCTTGGGGGGACGGGGGAGCCTGA
- a CDS encoding SPOR domain-containing protein, with amino-acid sequence MNDGTITLPWLVIRQDDNGNRYRVGRYATRAEAQKIADSLDDRGHKQLYWVERIGQNSQSGMNGSK; translated from the coding sequence ATGAACGACGGCACGATCACTCTTCCCTGGCTCGTCATACGGCAGGACGACAACGGCAATCGCTACCGGGTGGGCAGGTACGCGACGCGCGCCGAAGCGCAGAAGATCGCGGACAGTCTCGACGACCGCGGTCACAAGCAGCTCTACTGGGTCGAGCGCATCGGGCAGAACAGCCAGAGCGGGATGAATGGGAGCAAGTGA
- a CDS encoding GntR family transcriptional regulator, with product MTFGEQPAYLRVAGDLRRKIVNGSLPPHTRLPSQARIREEYGVSDTVALEARKVLMAEGLVEGRSGSGTYVRERPVPRRVARSGFRPAGGATPFRQEQADDGARGTWESRSEQVEAGPTVAERLAIQPGDRVMCTRYTFRDAGETMMLSTSWEPLALTGRTPVMLPEEGPLGGMGVVERMAAIDVVVDNVTEEVGARPGLADELLALGGVPGHVVLVVHRTYFASGRPVETADVVVPADRYQVAYHLPVK from the coding sequence GTGACTTTCGGTGAGCAGCCGGCGTACTTGCGTGTCGCGGGTGATCTCCGCAGGAAGATCGTGAACGGATCGCTGCCGCCCCACACCCGCCTCCCCTCCCAGGCCCGTATCCGCGAGGAGTACGGCGTCTCGGACACGGTCGCGCTGGAGGCCCGCAAGGTCCTCATGGCCGAGGGGCTGGTGGAAGGTCGCTCAGGGTCGGGCACGTATGTGCGAGAGCGGCCGGTGCCGCGCCGGGTCGCCCGCTCCGGGTTCCGGCCTGCCGGGGGCGCCACCCCCTTCCGGCAGGAGCAGGCCGACGACGGGGCGCGCGGCACCTGGGAGTCGCGCAGCGAGCAGGTCGAGGCAGGACCCACGGTCGCCGAGCGGCTCGCGATCCAGCCCGGCGACCGCGTGATGTGCACCAGGTACACCTTCCGGGACGCGGGCGAGACGATGATGCTCTCCACCTCCTGGGAGCCCCTCGCCCTCACCGGCCGCACCCCCGTGATGCTTCCGGAGGAGGGGCCCCTCGGCGGTATGGGCGTCGTCGAGCGCATGGCCGCCATCGACGTGGTCGTGGACAACGTCACCGAGGAGGTCGGTGCCCGCCCCGGCCTGGCCGACGAACTGCTCGCCCTCGGCGGTGTCCCCGGGCATGTCGTCCTGGTCGTCCACCGTACCTACTTCGCCTCCGGACGCCCGGTGGAGACGGCGGACGTGGTGGTGCCGGCGGACCGGTACCAGGTGGCGTACCACCTGCCGGTGAAGTGA
- a CDS encoding DUF4190 domain-containing protein, with translation MATPPPFGPQPPHGGGPFPPPGQPQPGAGQPYPHGAAAEPWGRAWGQPYPAWAPTPPVNGLAIAALVLGVLCFLPGIGVVLGVVALAQIRKRGERGKGMAVAGIVLSTVGALLMTLAFTTGGARDAYEGFRSAASGAGGTFSVAKGECFDSRSGSLEGYAYDVDIVPCDGAHDAEVFASFAMPDGGGDFPGDDAVTEVADDRCHPYSEAYAMDTWALPADVDVYYFTPTRESWRYGDREITCMFGNVDPKAHLTGSLRQDRTTLDDDQLAFLEADAILNGAFDEMPGTEYVEDDLAGHKEWAAQVVDALERQAAALRVHDWEPTAERDVTDYAEALDEAREEWEAAHEADDADDFTDHWDAAHRLTDGSKAITAREALGLAIEPPTYDDEGTGGGDGEDGPGAEV, from the coding sequence GTGGCCACACCCCCGCCCTTCGGGCCCCAGCCGCCTCACGGAGGTGGCCCGTTCCCGCCGCCGGGGCAGCCACAGCCGGGGGCCGGGCAGCCGTATCCGCATGGGGCGGCCGCCGAGCCCTGGGGTCGGGCCTGGGGGCAGCCGTATCCGGCGTGGGCGCCCACCCCACCCGTCAACGGGCTCGCGATCGCCGCGCTCGTGCTCGGGGTGCTCTGCTTCCTGCCGGGGATCGGGGTGGTCCTGGGCGTCGTCGCGCTGGCGCAGATCAGGAAGAGGGGGGAACGCGGCAAGGGCATGGCGGTGGCCGGAATCGTTCTGTCGACGGTGGGCGCGCTGCTGATGACCCTCGCCTTCACCACGGGCGGCGCGCGCGACGCGTATGAGGGCTTCCGTTCCGCGGCGAGCGGCGCGGGTGGCACATTCTCCGTGGCGAAGGGCGAGTGCTTCGACTCGCGCAGCGGCTCCCTGGAGGGGTACGCGTACGACGTCGACATCGTGCCGTGCGACGGTGCGCACGACGCCGAGGTGTTCGCTTCCTTCGCGATGCCGGACGGCGGCGGTGACTTCCCGGGCGACGACGCCGTCACCGAGGTCGCCGACGACCGGTGCCACCCGTACTCGGAGGCGTACGCGATGGACACCTGGGCGCTCCCGGCCGACGTCGACGTCTACTACTTCACGCCCACGCGGGAGAGCTGGCGGTACGGCGACCGCGAGATCACCTGCATGTTCGGCAACGTCGACCCGAAGGCCCACCTGACGGGCTCGCTGCGGCAGGACCGGACGACCCTCGACGACGACCAACTCGCCTTCCTGGAGGCCGACGCGATCCTGAACGGCGCCTTCGACGAAATGCCTGGGACGGAGTACGTCGAGGACGACCTGGCCGGGCACAAGGAGTGGGCGGCGCAGGTGGTCGACGCCTTGGAGCGGCAGGCGGCCGCCTTGCGCGTGCACGACTGGGAACCCACCGCCGAGCGGGACGTCACCGACTACGCCGAGGCCCTGGACGAGGCGCGCGAGGAGTGGGAGGCGGCGCACGAGGCGGACGACGCCGACGATTTCACCGACCACTGGGACGCGGCGCACCGGCTGACCGACGGATCCAAGGCCATCACCGCGCGCGAGGCTCTGGGGCTGGCCATCGAACCGCCGACGTACGACGACGAGGGCACCGGCGGGGGCGACGGCGAGGACGGGCCCGGCGCGGAGGTGTGA
- a CDS encoding threonine synthase: MTPLPDRFCPTDGTRVPAASLAWCCPACRGPLDLDFAPTPASLKSLSGRVNSLWRYAECLPLASPTVSLGEGRTPLVELREGIRAKLDFLMPTLSFKDRGAVLLAELALRLGPRQVIADSSGNAGTAVAAYCARAALPCTVYVPAGTSDKKLEQIGAHGAQLHLVDGDREATARVARAAADEDGVFYASHVYNPYFLHGTKTYVHELWEDLGGRLPEVIVVPVGNGTLLLGASLAVAELHAAGLIDRRPALYAVQSAAVAPLAHAWTEGADDLVGTTPVAPTFAEGIAIPRPPRARQVLRAVRDSGGAFLTVTEDQIRHAQRDLASRGLYVESTGVACWAAVREGALGSRTAVVPLCGAGVKTGLAGS, translated from the coding sequence ATGACCCCTCTGCCGGATCGCTTCTGCCCGACGGACGGAACGCGCGTCCCCGCCGCCTCCCTCGCCTGGTGCTGCCCGGCCTGCCGAGGCCCCCTGGACCTGGACTTCGCGCCCACGCCGGCATCGCTCAAGTCCCTCTCCGGCCGGGTGAACTCGCTCTGGCGCTACGCGGAATGCCTCCCCCTGGCGTCGCCCACGGTCTCGCTGGGCGAGGGCCGGACCCCGCTCGTAGAACTGCGGGAGGGCATCCGGGCCAAGCTCGACTTCCTGATGCCGACGCTGTCCTTCAAGGACCGGGGCGCGGTGCTCCTCGCCGAGCTGGCCCTTCGGCTGGGGCCCCGGCAGGTGATCGCCGACAGCAGCGGCAACGCCGGCACGGCGGTCGCCGCGTACTGCGCACGGGCCGCGCTGCCCTGCACGGTGTACGTCCCGGCCGGCACGTCGGACAAGAAGCTGGAGCAGATCGGAGCGCACGGCGCGCAGCTCCACCTCGTCGACGGCGATCGCGAGGCCACGGCCCGGGTCGCCCGCGCGGCGGCGGACGAGGACGGCGTCTTCTATGCCTCGCACGTCTACAACCCGTACTTCCTGCACGGCACCAAGACGTACGTCCACGAACTGTGGGAGGACCTCGGCGGGCGCCTTCCCGAGGTGATCGTCGTGCCGGTGGGCAACGGCACACTGCTGCTGGGCGCGTCCCTGGCCGTCGCCGAACTGCACGCGGCGGGCCTCATCGACCGCCGGCCCGCCCTCTACGCCGTCCAGTCCGCCGCCGTGGCGCCGCTCGCCCACGCCTGGACCGAGGGCGCGGACGACCTCGTCGGGACCACCCCCGTGGCACCCACCTTCGCCGAGGGCATCGCCATCCCGCGCCCGCCCCGGGCCCGTCAGGTCCTCCGCGCCGTACGCGACTCGGGCGGCGCCTTCCTCACCGTGACGGAGGACCAGATCCGCCACGCCCAACGCGACCTGGCCTCCCGCGGCCTGTACGTCGAGTCCACGGGCGTGGCCTGCTGGGCGGCGGTACGGGAGGGAGCGCTCGGGTCGCGCACGGCGGTGGTGCCGCTGTGCGGCGCGGGCGTGAAGACGGGGCTGGCGGGGAGCTGA
- the fxsA gene encoding FxSxx-COOH cyclophane-containing RiPP peptide, producing MLRETSGSEYVSDLVDITDLPMDALDDLPDTVLASVLHDVRFPSGESFAAFSSALL from the coding sequence GTGCTGAGAGAGACGAGCGGCTCCGAGTACGTCTCGGACCTGGTGGACATCACCGACCTGCCCATGGACGCGTTGGACGACCTGCCGGACACGGTCCTCGCGTCGGTGCTCCACGACGTGCGCTTCCCCTCGGGCGAGAGCTTCGCCGCGTTCTCGTCGGCCCTTCTCTGA